Proteins encoded together in one Polaribacter reichenbachii window:
- a CDS encoding 3-oxoacyl-ACP synthase III family protein has translation MYNSKITGLGYFVPENVVTNNDLKEFMDTSDEWIQERTGIKERRWIGPKTGENTSTMGVKAAKIAIERAGLTKDDIDFIVFATLSPDMYFPGGGVRVQDMLDMPTIGALDVRNQCSGFIYAMSVADQFIKTGMYKNILVIGSENHSGGLEKSTRGRNVSVIFGDGAGAAILSRSEEEGKGILSSHLHSEGKHARELMLEGPSTGRWVPEIMEANDPDDVSYFPYMNGQFVFKHAVTRFSEAIVEGLQANNLQKEDIDMLIPHQANLRIAQFIQKKFRLSDDNVYNNIMNYGNTTAASVIIALTEAWEKGKIKDNDLVVLAAFGSGFTWGSVIIRW, from the coding sequence ATGTATAATTCAAAAATCACTGGCTTAGGGTATTTTGTTCCAGAAAATGTTGTTACGAACAACGATTTGAAAGAATTTATGGATACTTCTGATGAATGGATACAAGAAAGAACAGGTATCAAAGAACGAAGATGGATAGGCCCAAAAACTGGTGAAAATACATCAACAATGGGGGTTAAAGCTGCTAAGATTGCCATTGAAAGAGCAGGTTTAACAAAAGATGATATCGATTTTATTGTGTTTGCTACATTGAGTCCAGATATGTATTTTCCAGGAGGTGGAGTTCGTGTACAAGATATGTTAGATATGCCAACTATTGGTGCTTTAGATGTTCGTAACCAATGTTCTGGTTTTATTTATGCTATGTCTGTGGCAGATCAATTTATAAAAACAGGAATGTATAAAAACATTTTGGTAATAGGTTCTGAAAATCATTCTGGAGGATTAGAAAAATCTACAAGAGGAAGAAATGTTTCTGTAATTTTTGGTGATGGAGCAGGAGCTGCAATTTTATCAAGATCTGAAGAAGAAGGAAAAGGAATTCTATCATCTCATTTACACTCAGAAGGTAAACACGCTAGAGAATTAATGTTAGAAGGACCAAGTACAGGAAGATGGGTGCCAGAAATTATGGAAGCCAATGATCCTGATGATGTTTCTTATTTTCCTTATATGAATGGGCAGTTTGTATTTAAACATGCTGTAACTCGTTTCTCTGAAGCAATTGTAGAAGGTTTACAAGCTAACAATTTACAGAAAGAAGATATAGATATGTTAATTCCTCATCAAGCTAATTTAAGAATTGCACAATTTATACAAAAAAAGTTCAGGTTATCAGATGATAATGTTTATAACAACATTATGAATTATGGTAATACTACAGCTGCATCTGTAATTATTGCCTTAACAGAGGCTTGGGAAAAAGGTAAAATAAAGGATAATGATTTAGTTGTTTTAGCTGCTTTTGGTAGTGGTTTTACTTGGGGTTCTGTTATAATTCGTTGGTAA
- the htpG gene encoding molecular chaperone HtpG, whose translation MSKGNINVSVENIFPLIKKFLYSDHEIFLRELISNGTDATTKLKHLISIGEAKTELGDAKIEISINEEAKTLTIKDQGLGMTMDEVEKYINQIAFSGAEEFLDKYKDDKNETGVIGHFGLGFYSAFMVADKVEIFTKSFKDAPAAHWTCDGSPEYTLVENDKADRGTEIVLHIAEDSTEFLEEGKIRELLTKYNRFNQVPIKFGTKKVNDPTHEPQTTKDAEGKETTEPHRQIEVDDIINNTDPAWTKKPADLEKEDYDNFYRELYPMQFEESLFHIHLNVDYPFNLTGILFFPKLSQNLDMQKDKIQLYQNQVFVTDNVEGIVPDFLQMLKGVIDSPDIPLNVSRSYLQADGAVKKISGYITKKVADKLSSLFKKDRADFEQKWNDIKVIIEYGMLSEDKFFDKAKKFALYPTVADSYFTFDELIEKTKDSQTDKEGNHVILYASNKDAQHSYIQEATAKGYEVLILDSPIISHLMQKLEGGDAKVKFTRVDADFIDNLIKKDDAVISKLSDEEKDKLKPIIEAAVPKQTYTVQLEAMDSNSSPFLITVPEFMRRMKEMQASGGGGMMGMGNFPDMYNLVVNTNNPLVSEILSADEDKQKHLISQAFDLAKLSQNLLHGEELTNFIKRSYELIK comes from the coding sequence ATGAGCAAAGGAAACATTAATGTATCAGTAGAAAATATTTTTCCGCTGATTAAAAAATTCTTGTATTCTGATCACGAAATCTTTTTACGAGAATTAATTTCAAACGGAACTGATGCAACTACAAAACTAAAACACTTAATTTCTATTGGTGAAGCAAAAACAGAATTAGGTGATGCTAAAATAGAAATTAGTATTAATGAAGAAGCTAAAACCCTAACTATTAAAGATCAAGGTTTAGGTATGACAATGGATGAAGTTGAAAAATACATCAACCAAATTGCATTTTCTGGTGCTGAAGAATTTTTAGATAAATATAAAGATGATAAAAACGAAACTGGTGTTATTGGGCACTTTGGTTTAGGTTTTTATTCTGCTTTTATGGTAGCCGATAAAGTTGAAATCTTTACAAAATCATTTAAAGATGCACCTGCTGCTCACTGGACTTGTGATGGTTCTCCTGAATATACTTTAGTAGAAAATGATAAAGCTGATAGAGGTACAGAAATCGTTTTACACATTGCAGAAGATTCTACAGAGTTTTTAGAAGAAGGTAAAATTAGAGAATTACTAACTAAGTACAATCGTTTTAACCAAGTGCCAATTAAATTTGGAACTAAGAAAGTAAACGACCCAACTCACGAACCACAAACTACAAAAGATGCTGAAGGTAAAGAAACTACTGAACCTCACAGACAAATTGAAGTTGATGATATTATCAATAATACAGACCCAGCTTGGACAAAAAAACCAGCTGATTTAGAAAAAGAAGATTATGATAATTTCTATAGAGAATTGTATCCAATGCAATTTGAAGAGTCATTATTCCACATCCATTTAAATGTAGATTATCCTTTTAATTTAACAGGTATTTTATTCTTCCCTAAGTTATCACAGAACTTAGATATGCAAAAGGATAAAATTCAATTGTATCAAAATCAAGTATTTGTAACTGATAATGTAGAAGGAATTGTACCAGACTTTTTACAAATGCTAAAAGGTGTTATTGATTCTCCAGACATTCCTTTAAACGTTTCTCGTTCTTATTTACAAGCTGATGGTGCTGTAAAAAAGATTTCTGGTTACATCACTAAAAAAGTTGCTGATAAATTATCATCTCTATTCAAAAAAGATAGAGCAGATTTTGAGCAAAAATGGAATGACATTAAAGTAATTATTGAGTATGGAATGTTATCCGAAGATAAATTCTTCGATAAAGCTAAGAAATTTGCATTATACCCAACAGTTGCTGATTCTTATTTTACGTTTGATGAATTAATTGAAAAAACAAAAGATTCGCAGACTGATAAAGAAGGTAACCACGTAATTTTATATGCTTCTAACAAAGACGCACAACACAGTTACATTCAAGAAGCTACTGCAAAAGGTTATGAAGTTTTAATTTTAGATTCACCAATTATTTCGCATTTAATGCAAAAATTAGAAGGTGGAGATGCTAAAGTTAAGTTTACAAGAGTAGATGCTGACTTTATTGATAATTTAATTAAGAAAGATGATGCTGTAATTTCTAAATTATCTGATGAAGAAAAAGACAAATTAAAGCCAATTATTGAAGCTGCTGTACCAAAACAAACGTACACTGTTCAATTAGAAGCTATGGATTCAAATTCATCTCCTTTTTTAATTACGGTTCCAGAATTTATGCGTAGAATGAAAGAAATGCAAGCTTCTGGCGGTGGAGGAATGATGGGAATGGGTAATTTCCCTGATATGTATAACTTAGTTGTAAATACAAACAATCCATTAGTTTCAGAAATTTTATCTGCGGATGAAGACAAGCAAAAACACTTAATTTCTCAAGCTTTTGATTTAGCAAAATTATCTCAAAACCTTTTACATGGTGAAGAGTTAACCAACTTTATTAAACGTTCTTACGAGTTGATTAAGTAG
- a CDS encoding cupin domain-containing protein, which yields MKLVHTNQLPEIGTSHNDDIKKKVFIKKNEVPQLMMFGSATFTPGQAVETHKHDSMYEVFYIQTGKAEFIINNKKLIVTPGDCITIEQGEYHSMSNPFTENVTWVYFGIATD from the coding sequence ATGAAACTAGTCCATACAAACCAATTACCAGAAATTGGTACAAGTCATAATGATGATATCAAGAAAAAAGTTTTTATCAAAAAAAATGAAGTGCCACAATTAATGATGTTTGGTTCTGCGACTTTTACTCCAGGGCAAGCAGTAGAAACACATAAACACGATTCTATGTACGAAGTTTTCTACATTCAAACAGGTAAAGCAGAATTTATAATAAACAATAAAAAACTAATTGTAACTCCAGGTGATTGCATTACGATTGAGCAGGGCGAATACCATTCTATGAGTAATCCTTTTACAGAAAATGTAACTTGGGTTTATTTTGGGATTGCCACAGACTAA
- a CDS encoding DEAD/DEAH box helicase: MQFSELPLNKSILKAVAEQRFHTPTLVQKKTIPLVLAKKNVIVSAQTGTGKTAAFALPIIELLFDKQDAEKGEKKIKALVVTPTRELAIQILENFKSYSKYSNLKTTAVFGGVSLEPQKEILAKGVDILVATPGRLIDLQMQGNIDLSQLEILVLDEADLMLDMGFINDVKKIEKFCPRKKQTLLFSATIPDKIDELANNIVKNATKVEINPEETTAKNIGQLLYYLPKKNKTDLCLHLLRNTINGKIIIFRRTKFGVDKLEQTLIKNGYNVASIHGDKTQGVRNKAIEDFKTKKASILIATDVAARGIDITNVDAIINFDIPNVPETYVHRIGRTGRAGKSGIAFSFCSPDENSYIKSIENLIEKSIKVIDDHPYTINKPKHTKKQPNTVSKNKKSRKSAASKKKKKRWY, from the coding sequence ATGCAGTTTTCTGAATTACCATTAAATAAATCCATATTAAAAGCAGTTGCAGAACAACGCTTTCATACACCAACTTTAGTTCAAAAAAAAACGATTCCTTTGGTTTTGGCTAAAAAAAATGTAATTGTTTCTGCGCAAACTGGTACAGGAAAAACTGCTGCTTTTGCTTTACCAATTATCGAATTATTGTTTGATAAACAAGATGCAGAAAAAGGCGAAAAAAAGATAAAAGCTTTGGTGGTTACTCCTACTCGTGAGTTGGCAATTCAGATTTTAGAAAACTTTAAATCGTATAGTAAATATTCTAACTTAAAAACTACAGCTGTTTTTGGCGGAGTTTCTTTAGAACCGCAAAAAGAAATTTTAGCCAAAGGTGTAGATATTTTAGTAGCAACACCTGGTAGATTAATCGATTTACAAATGCAAGGAAATATCGATTTAAGTCAGCTAGAAATTTTGGTTTTAGACGAAGCTGATTTAATGCTAGATATGGGGTTTATCAATGATGTAAAAAAGATTGAAAAATTTTGTCCTAGAAAAAAACAAACGCTTTTATTTTCTGCAACTATTCCTGATAAAATTGATGAATTAGCCAATAATATCGTAAAAAATGCGACTAAAGTTGAAATAAATCCAGAGGAAACTACAGCAAAAAATATTGGGCAGTTATTGTATTATCTACCTAAAAAGAACAAAACAGATCTATGTTTGCATTTGCTTAGAAATACAATTAATGGTAAAATTATCATTTTTAGACGTACCAAATTTGGTGTAGATAAATTAGAACAAACTTTAATAAAAAACGGCTATAATGTTGCCAGTATTCACGGTGATAAAACACAAGGAGTTAGAAACAAAGCCATAGAAGATTTTAAAACCAAAAAAGCTTCAATTTTAATAGCTACTGATGTTGCTGCACGTGGAATTGACATTACAAATGTAGATGCTATTATTAATTTTGATATTCCGAATGTACCAGAAACTTACGTACATAGAATTGGTAGAACTGGTAGAGCTGGTAAATCTGGAATTGCATTTTCGTTTTGTTCGCCAGATGAAAATAGTTATATCAAATCAATAGAAAACTTAATTGAAAAATCAATAAAGGTTATTGACGATCATCCTTATACTATCAACAAACCAAAGCACACTAAAAAACAGCCAAATACTGTAAGTAAAAATAAAAAAAGCAGAAAATCGGCAGCATCAAAAAAGAAGAAAAAACGCTGGTATTAA
- a CDS encoding carboxypeptidase-like regulatory domain-containing protein, which yields MKTIETFTSKKTTVILFGLFLSLFLFSNQLQAQSIQVKGIVKGKTYEETEVLNGANIFLKGTKTGTSSNKKGEFTFPQSLKAGDVLEISYLGFITKRVKVSANSTYLIVTLQEDDNQMLGALNSNKRFKSKRNKE from the coding sequence ATGAAAACTATTGAAACATTTACTTCAAAAAAAACAACAGTTATTTTATTCGGTTTATTTTTATCTCTTTTCTTATTTTCTAACCAATTACAAGCACAAAGCATTCAAGTTAAAGGAATTGTAAAAGGAAAAACTTATGAAGAAACAGAAGTTTTAAACGGAGCAAACATCTTTTTAAAAGGTACAAAAACAGGAACAAGTTCAAACAAAAAGGGCGAATTCACTTTTCCACAAAGTTTAAAAGCTGGCGACGTTTTAGAAATTTCTTACTTAGGTTTTATTACCAAAAGAGTAAAAGTTTCTGCTAATTCTACCTACTTAATTGTTACTTTACAAGAAGATGACAACCAAATGTTAGGCGCTTTAAATAGCAACAAACGTTTTAAATCTAAAAGAAATAAAGAATAG
- a CDS encoding transglutaminase domain-containing protein — MPKTTFYLLLFYVSIGFSQQSDFKHINFTKADKIANATKTKRLYELNKLTYDLTSNLETDVEKLRAIYVWICNNIANDFRLYTLNERKRNRFEKDSLKLENWNSKFKKILFKKLLKKKKTICTGYAYLLKEMCKIVGIESYMVNGFARTATVDFSTLTMPNHTWNVVKLNNKWYLCDPTWSTGISFPEEGRFQFIYNNGYFLADPELFFMNHFPADNQFSLLGETTPNFTEYTELPLVYGDAFTIVKEHIVPKKMHHILKKNAVFTFKYLLKEEHNINKVKFVIDSGASEKTIKPEFNIENSILTLKHTFKSKGFFDVHLYIENKLIATYTFKVTK, encoded by the coding sequence ATGCCAAAAACTACATTCTATTTACTTTTATTTTATGTTAGTATTGGTTTTTCTCAACAATCTGATTTTAAGCACATCAATTTTACGAAAGCTGATAAAATTGCCAATGCTACCAAAACCAAAAGGTTGTATGAGTTAAATAAACTTACTTACGATTTAACCAGTAATTTAGAAACAGATGTAGAAAAACTAAGAGCAATTTACGTTTGGATTTGCAATAATATTGCCAATGATTTTAGATTGTATACATTAAACGAAAGAAAAAGAAATCGTTTTGAAAAAGACTCCTTAAAGCTAGAAAACTGGAATTCTAAATTTAAAAAAATTCTCTTTAAAAAATTATTAAAGAAGAAAAAAACCATTTGCACAGGTTATGCCTATCTACTTAAAGAAATGTGTAAAATAGTAGGCATAGAATCTTATATGGTTAATGGTTTTGCAAGAACAGCAACTGTAGATTTCTCTACACTTACAATGCCAAATCATACTTGGAATGTTGTAAAATTAAATAACAAATGGTATTTATGCGACCCAACTTGGTCTACAGGAATTTCTTTTCCAGAAGAAGGTAGATTTCAATTCATTTATAATAATGGTTATTTTTTAGCAGATCCAGAATTGTTTTTTATGAATCATTTTCCTGCTGATAATCAATTTTCACTTTTAGGAGAAACAACTCCAAACTTTACAGAATACACAGAACTTCCTTTAGTTTATGGTGATGCTTTTACAATAGTTAAAGAACACATTGTACCAAAGAAAATGCATCATATATTAAAAAAGAATGCTGTTTTTACTTTTAAATATTTATTAAAAGAAGAACATAATATCAATAAAGTAAAATTTGTTATTGATAGTGGAGCATCAGAAAAAACAATAAAACCAGAATTTAATATAGAGAATAGCATTTTAACCCTAAAACATACTTTTAAAAGCAAAGGTTTTTTTGATGTTCATTTGTATATAGAAAACAAATTAATTGCCACATACACTTTTAAGGTAACTAAGTAA
- a CDS encoding neutral zinc metallopeptidase, with protein sequence MKWRSNKKSSNVEDRRGQSSSRGFSGGSGLGGMLIPLILKLITTKKGLIIVAVVGVLMYFSGVNPLQLLSGGSTNQIQNTNYKGTAKENELAEFSNRVLRSTEDVWNDIIRNYREPTLVLFSNSVTSACGSASSATGPFYCPGDEKLYIDLSFFQEMETRLNAPGDFAQAYVIAHEVGHHIQNLMGTTDKMQQLKSKVSQKDYNQFSVKLELQADFLAGVWAHHAKNMNLILDDGDLQEALDAAFAIGDDRLQKQSSGRVVPDSFTHGTSAQRMRWFKKGFVTGDVNQGDTFNATSL encoded by the coding sequence ATGAAGTGGAGAAGTAATAAAAAAAGTTCTAATGTAGAGGATAGAAGAGGACAAAGTTCTAGCAGAGGATTTAGTGGTGGTAGTGGTTTAGGTGGTATGTTAATTCCTTTAATTCTAAAATTAATTACCACAAAAAAAGGATTAATTATAGTTGCTGTAGTTGGTGTATTAATGTACTTTTCTGGAGTAAACCCTTTACAATTATTATCTGGTGGATCTACCAATCAAATTCAAAATACCAATTATAAAGGTACAGCTAAAGAAAATGAATTAGCAGAATTTAGCAATCGAGTTTTACGAAGTACAGAAGATGTCTGGAATGATATTATACGTAATTACAGAGAACCAACTTTGGTGCTTTTCTCAAATTCTGTAACCTCTGCTTGTGGTTCTGCATCAAGTGCAACTGGTCCTTTTTATTGTCCTGGAGATGAAAAATTATATATCGATTTAAGTTTTTTTCAAGAAATGGAAACCAGATTAAATGCTCCTGGAGATTTTGCTCAAGCTTATGTAATTGCTCATGAAGTTGGGCATCACATTCAAAATTTAATGGGCACAACAGACAAAATGCAGCAATTAAAAAGTAAAGTTAGCCAAAAAGATTACAATCAATTTTCTGTAAAATTAGAACTACAAGCAGATTTTTTAGCCGGAGTTTGGGCACATCATGCTAAAAATATGAATTTAATTTTAGATGATGGTGATTTACAAGAAGCGCTAGATGCAGCTTTTGCTATTGGTGATGATCGACTTCAAAAACAATCTTCTGGTAGAGTAGTACCAGATTCTTTTACACACGGAACATCTGCACAAAGAATGCGTTGGTTTAAAAAAGGTTTTGTAACTGGCGATGTTAATCAAGGTGACACTTTTAATGCAACTTCTTTATAA
- a CDS encoding GNAT family N-acetyltransferase, whose protein sequence is MDKIVKATFKDAKLLSKLGIDSFLTAHGHSAPKKDIENYLANNLTENNFTSELKDIRNEFYLLYVDNKLAGYSKIVFNKTNINIPAHNVTNLSRLYLLKEYYGLGLGKILFDFNIQLCKENKQSGIWLAVWVENQNAIKFYHKTGLKKVGNFDFKISETHSNPNHIMYLEF, encoded by the coding sequence ATGGACAAAATTGTAAAAGCAACTTTTAAAGATGCAAAACTTTTATCAAAATTAGGTATAGACAGTTTTTTAACGGCTCACGGCCATTCTGCACCTAAAAAAGATATAGAAAATTATCTTGCTAATAACTTAACAGAAAATAATTTTACATCAGAATTAAAAGATATTAGAAACGAATTTTATCTTTTATATGTTGATAATAAACTTGCGGGTTACTCTAAAATAGTCTTTAATAAAACCAACATAAATATACCTGCTCATAATGTGACAAATTTGAGTAGACTATATTTATTAAAAGAATATTATGGTTTGGGTTTAGGTAAAATTTTATTCGATTTTAACATACAACTTTGTAAAGAAAATAAACAATCTGGAATTTGGTTAGCGGTTTGGGTAGAAAACCAAAATGCGATAAAATTCTACCATAAAACAGGTTTAAAAAAAGTAGGGAATTTCGATTTTAAAATATCTGAAACCCATAGCAATCCAAATCATATAATGTATTTAGAATTTTAA
- a CDS encoding nuclear transport factor 2 family protein, giving the protein MKKITFLFLFVSKIIIAQTNTEIHLFDIEVSDDNYKLTNGKNISNNKGYDSQPYFYNDNLVLFASARNGQTDIAKYNIRDQEITYINNTENGGEYSPQKIPNSMNVSAVRLDNDGLQRFYAYNFKTGKDKELIPNLKVAYPLWLNKNTLIASVIVNDSLHLISSNLKKKTNTTIAKMVGRSIHKIPNSNLVSFISKENKEYWLLKSLNPQTLEIKTICSVGKSEDVTWLINGTLLISKGNSIYKFNPKKDKNLSLFFNFTDENINNISRITVNTTSTKLAIVAEVSPEYLAEEQLQGYNKRDIDAFLKPYAKNVKVYNFPNQLNYEGVEKMRENYASFFKNTPDLHCKILKRIVFKDKVIDHELVTVNGKTFKAVAIYTIKNGKITSVTFM; this is encoded by the coding sequence ATGAAAAAAATTACTTTCCTATTTTTATTTGTTTCTAAAATAATTATTGCACAAACTAATACAGAAATTCATCTTTTTGATATTGAAGTTTCTGATGATAATTACAAACTTACAAACGGAAAAAACATTTCTAATAACAAGGGTTATGACAGTCAGCCTTATTTTTATAATGATAATCTTGTTTTGTTTGCATCAGCAAGAAATGGACAAACAGATATTGCAAAATATAACATAAGAGATCAGGAAATAACTTATATCAATAACACAGAAAATGGTGGTGAATATTCGCCTCAAAAAATTCCGAATTCTATGAATGTTTCTGCTGTAAGATTAGATAATGATGGCTTACAACGTTTTTATGCTTATAATTTTAAAACAGGAAAAGACAAGGAATTAATACCAAATTTAAAAGTTGCTTATCCTCTTTGGTTAAATAAAAACACATTAATTGCTTCTGTAATTGTAAATGATAGTTTGCACCTTATTTCATCTAACTTAAAAAAGAAAACCAACACTACTATTGCAAAAATGGTAGGTAGATCTATTCATAAAATACCAAATTCTAACTTGGTAAGTTTTATCAGCAAAGAAAATAAAGAGTATTGGTTATTAAAATCTCTGAACCCTCAAACACTAGAGATTAAAACTATTTGCTCTGTAGGTAAATCTGAAGATGTAACTTGGTTAATTAATGGTACTTTATTAATTTCTAAAGGGAATTCTATTTACAAATTCAATCCGAAGAAAGATAAAAATCTAAGTTTATTTTTTAATTTTACTGATGAAAACATCAATAATATATCAAGAATTACTGTAAATACCACAAGTACTAAACTTGCAATTGTTGCAGAAGTTTCTCCTGAATATTTAGCTGAAGAACAATTACAAGGTTATAATAAAAGAGATATTGATGCTTTTTTAAAACCTTATGCTAAAAATGTAAAAGTATATAACTTTCCTAATCAATTAAATTATGAAGGTGTAGAAAAAATGAGAGAAAATTATGCTTCGTTTTTTAAAAATACGCCAGATTTACATTGTAAAATTTTAAAAAGAATTGTTTTTAAAGATAAAGTAATAGACCATGAATTGGTTACAGTAAATGGCAAAACGTTTAAAGCTGTTGCCATTTATACAATAAAAAATGGTAAGATTACAAGTGTAACTTTTATGTAA
- a CDS encoding RNA polymerase sigma factor, which yields MTNKNDQLYITKIIKGDVNAFAHLVDNYKNMVFSLAFKMTKSREEAEEISQDTFIKAFKNLKNFKGDSKFSTWLYRIAYHTSLDAIKKNRNNNATFEINEVTFNQIQAVETILQGIERNERSKVMDICLQKLPDEQRAIIWMFYYDELSLKEIMEVTSLSEANLKVKLHRARKKLLTIVKENVEPEMIENYGRK from the coding sequence ATGACCAACAAAAACGACCAACTTTATATTACAAAAATTATTAAAGGAGATGTAAATGCATTTGCACATCTTGTTGATAATTATAAGAATATGGTGTTTAGTTTGGCTTTTAAAATGACAAAGAGTAGAGAAGAGGCAGAAGAAATAAGTCAAGATACATTTATAAAAGCGTTTAAAAATTTAAAGAATTTTAAAGGCGATTCTAAATTTTCTACTTGGTTGTATCGAATTGCGTATCATACAAGTTTAGATGCCATAAAAAAGAATAGAAATAATAATGCAACGTTTGAAATTAATGAAGTTACTTTTAATCAAATACAAGCTGTTGAAACTATTTTACAAGGAATTGAAAGAAATGAACGCTCTAAAGTTATGGATATTTGTTTGCAGAAATTACCAGATGAACAACGTGCAATAATTTGGATGTTTTATTATGATGAATTATCTTTAAAAGAAATTATGGAAGTAACTTCTTTATCTGAAGCCAATTTAAAGGTAAAATTGCACAGAGCTAGAAAAAAATTATTGACGATTGTTAAAGAAAATGTTGAACCAGAAATGATTGAAAATTATGGGAGAAAATAA
- a CDS encoding DUF6249 domain-containing protein: MEIAVLAIIFGSIFGVFYLFFSTRNKERLALIEKGVEASIFMKGHQKTSSSTGKVIILNLAVLLMGIGLGVFLALLLDTYSTMDSDGIYPACIFFMAGVGLFTGFTLTKKLDKE; encoded by the coding sequence ATGGAAATCGCAGTTTTGGCAATAATATTTGGTAGCATCTTTGGAGTATTTTATTTATTCTTTTCTACAAGAAATAAAGAAAGATTGGCGTTAATAGAAAAAGGAGTTGAAGCTTCAATTTTTATGAAAGGGCATCAAAAAACCTCATCATCTACAGGTAAAGTTATCATTTTAAATTTAGCTGTTTTATTAATGGGAATTGGGCTTGGTGTATTTTTAGCACTTTTATTAGATACTTATTCAACTATGGATAGTGATGGAATTTATCCTGCTTGCATTTTCTTTATGGCTGGTGTTGGTTTGTTTACAGGCTTTACCTTAACTAAAAAATTAGATAAGGAATAA